The DNA segment CATAGCGACCACCATAAGCGAGAACAGCAGCCACGACTAGAATAACCATCCATTTAATCAATTTATCTTTTGTCAGTGAGTCGTTCGTCACCGCATCCACCGTAAAGCCAATTATCTGCGGCGGAACTAACTGCAAAAGCGCAATTGTAAATAGAATTGTTACCCCAAACGCATAAGATTTCCAATTTTCTTTAAAAAACCAACTTAATGCTTTAAAAATTTTCAAACAATGATCCCTCCCTTTTTTCCTTAAATTTGGACAAATAAAAATAATGGACCTCTTTCTGCCCATTATTACCCGAAAAAATATAATTATTTGTCACCACTTTGTATAAAATAAAACCAAATTAAAGGAGAGCTCCCTTGTTCCTGAAATGGTCCGGTGAGATAAATTCTATTTTTAAGCGCAATAATGTCTTGTTTGAAGCCGTAATATAATTATTCATCGTCCATTCCTCCTTTGTTTTATTATGCAACGTTATTAGTTTAACCGATTTTTTTTGAAAGCGCAACAAATAATTGCAAATTGTTTAAAAATTAATTTTATTAGCTTTCAAGTAGTTTTATCATTCCAGTTTAGTTTTTAGTCCTCTGATGATTACTTTTACTAACCAAATAATGAACAGAAACAAACAACTAATGATAGATGTCATCAAAAATGTCCTTAACATTATTTGAATATTTAATTCTGTTGCTTGCATGATGAAAAAACCATAAAGCAATACAAAAAATGACAATCCTAACCAAATTTTTTTCATTTCAATACTCCCTTTTTTAAAACATAACGGTATTTGAAATATCGTTATGTTTCTTAAAATCATTGATTGTTTTATTCGGTGGCTTGATTTTCCACTGCTTTTTCATAGGTATCAAACTCTTCTGTTTGAGCAACTGCTTTTTCACTATCCATATTTTTTGTTTTTTCATCAAAAGATATCGTGGAATTCGCACCCGAAACTAATAAAGAGCCATCATCTTGTTTATACGCAGTAAAAATATAAACCTCACCAACTATCGGAAGTTGATCATCTTCAAAAACATCATAGGCAGATCCATCTTCACGAATCCCTCCCTGCTTCTCCAGTGAAATTTCTTTATTTGTTTCTAATTCATTTTTTAAATTAGAAATAACTTCTATTTTATATTGTGTATAAGCTTCTCCAATATATTCGATAGAGCCATTTTCTTGTTCCATTGGGGTTTTATTTTTATAGATTGTTTCCGTTTCTTTCTTTACTTTCGCCACAAAAACATAATCTGCATCTGCTACTACTTCATTTGGATTGTCTACATCTAATGTATAATCAGAATGAATTGCATATGTTGGAATCTCCTTTTTTTGAGCTTCTGGTTTGTCTGTATATAGATTGATAGCTAATAAACTACCAAGGCCTAGAATTGCTATTGTTCCACCAATAACTCCCATTGTCATTTTTTTCATGTTAAGTACCCCTTAATTAGTATTTTTTGTATGCTGCATCATAAGATTGTTTGTCATTAGTAGATAAAGTAGTTCTTGAAGTCCCATATGAATACATAATATCTACAGAAGTATTATGCGCTAAACGCAGACCGTGCCCTAGTTCATGAGTTGCTACATTTTGCTTGCCCGCATTATTTATTTTGTCCATATTCTTTTTATTAAATGTGATCTTACCGTTACTGTATGTTGTTGCATTAATATTATTTGTAACAGAAACATCACTGCAGTAAACATCCGATTTATTTGTAGCTGAAGCTGGTCTAATAACTCCTTTTTTATAGGCATTCCAAGTATTTGCTCCATTTTTTACGAAAGACATATACTTTGAATTTCCGGAATAATCCATGTGTTTACTACTATCCACCAAATCCCAACTATTGATTTTTGCTGCTGCACTTGCTTCTTGACCTGGTATTAACATAGTTCCTACACATGTAAATACTACTAACAATGCTAAAATTTTCTTCATTTTTCCGCTCCTCTTTTTAATCCTTTTTTGATAAAAATTAAACTTCATCTTGCCTTTTAATCTTTTAAAACTAATTTTTTTGTGAGCATATAATTAATCCTAGAAACTAGTCGAATTTAACATTCTTTTTGACTTGAATTAAATTTATTATCGCCAACAAAGTACCCATAAAACTTAAAAATGTTGCTATATAAAATGCTGGTTCTAGTAAAATAACTATCACTGCATAAAAATACTCTTTAGTAACATAATTTCCAAATTGAACATTCGCGCTGGTTAAGTGAGCAAAAGGAATAATATAAAATTAACTTTATTCCTAAATATTGACTCCTTTTTTGGAATAAATAGCGAGCATTTTCTGGAAAAAGATCACTATTCCCGCTCCTATGAAAAAGCCAATATTATACAAGATTAAATCAGCCAAATCAAAGACACCGACATGAAGAAATACTTGTAAAGCTT comes from the Listeria welshimeri serovar 6b str. SLCC5334 genome and includes:
- a CDS encoding matrixin family metalloprotease — encoded protein: MKKILALLVVFTCVGTMLIPGQEASAAAKINSWDLVDSSKHMDYSGNSKYMSFVKNGANTWNAYKKGVIRPASATNKSDVYCSDVSVTNNINATTYSNGKITFNKKNMDKINNAGKQNVATHELGHGLRLAHNTSVDIMYSYGTSRTTLSTNDKQSYDAAYKKY